Below is a genomic region from Deltaproteobacteria bacterium.
TGCTTTACAGGCACGGGGCTTCCGGCTCATTGACTGCCAGGTTGATTCTCCCCATCTGCAAAGCCTGGGTGCCGAACTGCTGCCGAGAAAAATCTTTTTAAACCTCATGACCGCGGCCCTGCAACAGCCAGCGAACCCCGGCCGATGGATAGACTGGTCATAAATCCGGAAACGAACCTGTTGACTTATGCTTCCGCTTAATCGTATAATTCATAATAAAATCAAGTTAATAAAATATTTAACGGAGATAACCATGAAGATCACAAGAATTGAGGACACTGAAAAAACAAGGATGGTGATGGAGGGAGCAAAAGATGTGTTGAAGCAGGTGCCTATATCGAAAGCCGACGGCACGCCGAATGTTTCTCTGCGTGTCTTTACGATCATGCCGGGAGGATATACCCCGTATCATATCCATCCATTTGAACATTTGAACTATATCATGGACGGTGAGGGGGCTGTTATAGTTGAAAGCGGTGAAGAGCGGCCTGTCAAGAAGGGGGACTTTGTATTGGTACTGCCGGATGAAAAACATCAGTATAAAAACACATCGGCGCAGGAGCCGATGGTTATGATCTGTGGAGTGCCCAAGGGCTATGAATGACAGACCCTCGTGATGGATAGGTCTGCTCGGAATCGCCACCGTCTTCTCCGACATGGACGCCAGATTGCCGCGACCGATATTCTTTCTCCTTGATATCCCCTCAATATTTCTGTATCTTCTTCCACAAGCACCATTCAGGAATCGTTAGTGTTTAACCCCAGGTGGTCATGTGAAACCGGAAGAGAAGGCGCGGCAAAAGATCGATCATCTGCTTGGAGAGGCAGGATGGGAGGTTCAGGATCGGAACGAACTCAACCTTGATGCCGGTGCTGGCGTCGCCGTGCGGGAGTATCAGACGGAGGTCGGACCGGCCGATTACATCCTCTTTGTGGACCGGAAACCGATCGGCGTCATCGAAGCCAAGAAAGAGGAAGAGGGCGTCCGCCTGACCGTAGTGGAAGAACAATCCGCCGAATATGCCGCGAGCCGGCTGAAATACCTGAACAATTCTCCTCTTCCCTTCGTGTATGAAAGCACGGGCGCCCTGACCCGCTTTACGGATTATCGCGATCCGAAACCAAGATCGCGCCCGGTCTTCCGATTTCATCGGCCCGAGACGTTCCGGGAAGGCCTGAAAAAGCCTAAGTCCCTGCGAGAGCGGCTTCTTTCCCTGCCCGCCCTGCCCACGCAAGGTCTGCGCGACTGCCAGATCAAGGCCACGACCAATCTCGAAGCCTCCTTCAAGGCCAACCAGCCCCGCGCCCTCATCCAGATGGCCACGGGTTCGGGCAAGACCTTTGCCGCCATCACCGCCATCTACCGCCTCCTGAAATTTGCCGACGCCAAGCGGATTCTGTTTCTCGTGGACACCCGCAACCTGGGCGAGCAGGCGGAACAGGGATTCATGGCCTACCTGCCCAATGACGACAACCGCAAATTCACGGAACTCTACAACGTCCAGCGCCTGAAATCGAGTTATGTCGCCACGGACAGCCAGGTCTGCATCAGCACGATCCAGCGCCTCTATTCCATCCTGAAAGGCGAAGAGCTGGACGATACGGCCGAAGAAACCAATCCCGGCGAGGTGAACTGGGGCAAGCGCGAACCCCTGCCTGTGGTGTACAACGCCAAACTCCCAATCGAGTTTTTCGATTTCATCGTGATCGATGAATGCCACCGCAGCATTTACAACCTCTGGAAGCAGGTTTTGGAATATTTCGATGCCTTTCTCATCGGGCTCACGGCCACGCCGGATCAGCGGACCTTCGGCTTTTTCAACCAGAATATCGTGAGCGAATATACCCATGAAGAGGCCGTGGCCGATGGGGTCAATGTGGGCTACAATGTCTATCTGATCGAAACCACAATTTCGAAAAAGGGCTCTGTCGTCTGGAAGGGCGAATACGTCGATGTCCGGGAAAAACTCTCCCGCAAGAAGCGCTGGCAGCAGTTGGATGAAGACGTGGCCTATTCCGCCAAAAGTCTGGACGATGACGTGGTGAACCCCAATCAGATCCGCGCCATTATCCGCACGTTTAAAGAGCATTGGCCGCAGATCTTCCCGCAGAGAAAAGAAGTGCCGAAAACGCTCATTTTTGCCAAGACCGACAGCCATGCCGACGACATCATCCAGATCGTCCGGGAGGAATTCGCGGAAGGCAACGCCTTCTGTAAAAAGGTGACCTATCTGGCCGAGGAAGACCCGAAGTCGGTCCTGGCCCAGTTCCGCAATGACTACCATCCGCGCATTGCCGTTACCGTCGATATGATCGCCACGGGCACGGACGTAAAGCCCCTGGAATGCCTCATCTTTATGCGCGATGTGAAAAGCCGCAACTATTTCGAGCAGATGAAGGGTCGGGGCACCCGGACGATCAACCTGGACGACCTGCGCAAGGTCACGCCCTCGGCCCAATATACAAAAGATCATTTCATCATCATCGATGCCGTGGGCGTCACGAAATCCCTGAAGACGGACAGCCGCCCCCTGGAACGCAAACCCACCGTCTCCCTCAAAGATCTGCTGGCCGCCGTGGCCGTGGGCGCCCACGATGAAGACCTCTTCACCACCCTGGCCGGCCGCCTGGGCCGCCTGGCAAAGATCATCACGGCGAAGGAAGCGGGACAGTTCCAGGCCAAAGCGCAAGGAAGCTCGATTGGCGAAGTCGTCAAAAAACTCCTCCATGCCTACGATCCCGACCAGATTGAAGCGACCGCCCGGAAGCAATTCAACCTGACGGCCGATGATACGCCCACCCCGGCGCAACTGGGCGATGCCCAGGAAAAACTGATCACCCAGGCAGCACGCCCCTTTACGGGCGAACTGAATACGTTCATCGAAAATGTCCGCAAGCTTCACGAACAGATTATCGACATCATCAATCCCGATACCGTCGAGTTTGCCGGGTGGGATGGGCAGGCCAAGGACCAGGCGGCGGAACTCGTGCAGAATTTCAAGACCTACCTGGAGACCAACAAGGATGAAATCACGGCCCTCCAGATCTTTTACAACCAGCCCTACCGGCGCAAGGAACTGACCTACGCCATGATCAAGGAACTCCTGGAACGCCTGAAACTTGATAAACCGGCCCTGGCGCCTCTGCGCATCTGGAAGGCCTATGAGCGATTGGAGGCGGTCACGGGCACGAACCCGGTCAACGAACTGGTGGCTCTGGTCTCCCTCATCCGCCGGATCACGGGTATTGACGCGGCCCTGACGCCTTACGACAAGACCGTGGACAGGAATTTTCAGGCCTGGGTCTTCCAGAAACAGGCCGGGCCGCTCAAGTTCACCAATGAACAGATGGCCTGGCTGCGCATGATGAAAGAGCATATCGCCACGTCGATCCATATCGGCAAAGACGATCTGGACTTCGCGCCCTTTGACGCCCAGGGTGGCCTAGGGAAAATGTGGCAGCTATTCGGTGATAAGACCGAAGAAATGATTGACGAGATCAACGAGGCATTGGCGGCGTAGGACCGCCCTCGTCGTCATTCCCGCGCAGGCGGGAATCCAGGAATTTTAAAGGGGTAAGATGGAAGAACGCTGCATAAGCATTGATGATCTTCCCGTAGGCTGGGAACAAATTCATCTTAAAGATGTTTGTGAAATCATTTTAGGACAATCGCCTCCCTCTGAAACCTATAATACTGTTGGAAATGGGTTACCTTTTTTTCAGGGTAAAGCGGAGTTTACAGAGCTTCATCCTGTAGCCGAAAAATGGTGCAGCGTCCCCGGTAAAATTGCGGAACAAAATGATATTTTGCTTTCAGTGCGTGCGCCTGTTGGCAATACAAATATTGCCGACAGAAAATGCTGTATCGGAAGAGGTTTGGCGGCACTGCGTTTTCATAATTACAAGTTTTTGTTTTATTATTTGCAGAGCATTGAAAAAGAACTGGACAAAAAAGGAACGGGTACTACTTTCAAAGCAATATCAGGTGACATTGTAAGAAATGTTGATTTGCCCCTCCCTCCCCTCCTTGAACAAAACCGCATCGTCGCCAAGGTAGAAGAACTCTTCAGCGAGCTGGACAAAGGCGTGGAAGCCCTCAAGGCCGTCCAGCAGCAACTCAAGGTTTACCGTCAGGCCGTCCTCAAATGGGCATTCGAAGGTAGTTTTACTGGAGGCCTTGAAAATTGGGAACATACGACACTTGGTAGTATTTTAAAAATTAGTTCAGGTAATGGATTGACCAAGTCTACAAGAAATGATGATGGTCAATATTTAGTTTATGGTGGTAATGGGGTGACAGGGAATCATTCCGAATTTATGTTTGCAGAACCTCAATTGATTATTGGACGGGTTGGCGTTCATTGTGGGAATACTCATATAACAAAGCTCAAAAGCTGGATTACTGATAACGCTTTTGTCGTTTATTTTAATAGCAACAAGATAAATATTCATTTTCTCTTCTATCTCGTTAAGAACTTAAATCTTAATCAACTTTCTAGTTCAACAGCTCAACCCGTAATTTCTGGAAGTAAGGTTTATCCAATTAAGTGTAAAATCCCGAGCATAGATATTCAACAAAAGGTAAATCAATCCATCGAAACCCGCCTCTCCGTGGCCGACAAGCTCGAAGAAACCATCTCCCAAAGCCTCCAGCAGGCCGAAGCCCTGCGCCATAGCATTTTGAAGAAGGCCTTTGCAGGCCAGCTGGTCCCGCAAGACCCCAGCGACGAACCGGCGTCAAAGCTCCTGGAGCGCATCAAGACAGAGAAGGCTAGGCAAGCAACGATAAAGGGAAGCGTTAGAGGAAGAGGCAAAAAGATGCTGTCATCCCCGAGTGCTTCTGTCGGGGATCCATGATTTTTTTAGATTCAGATGGATTCCCGCCGCAGTTTACCCTCGCGC
It encodes:
- a CDS encoding cupin domain-containing protein, with the translated sequence MKITRIEDTEKTRMVMEGAKDVLKQVPISKADGTPNVSLRVFTIMPGGYTPYHIHPFEHLNYIMDGEGAVIVESGEERPVKKGDFVLVLPDEKHQYKNTSAQEPMVMICGVPKGYE
- a CDS encoding DEAD/DEAH box helicase family protein, producing the protein MKPEEKARQKIDHLLGEAGWEVQDRNELNLDAGAGVAVREYQTEVGPADYILFVDRKPIGVIEAKKEEEGVRLTVVEEQSAEYAASRLKYLNNSPLPFVYESTGALTRFTDYRDPKPRSRPVFRFHRPETFREGLKKPKSLRERLLSLPALPTQGLRDCQIKATTNLEASFKANQPRALIQMATGSGKTFAAITAIYRLLKFADAKRILFLVDTRNLGEQAEQGFMAYLPNDDNRKFTELYNVQRLKSSYVATDSQVCISTIQRLYSILKGEELDDTAEETNPGEVNWGKREPLPVVYNAKLPIEFFDFIVIDECHRSIYNLWKQVLEYFDAFLIGLTATPDQRTFGFFNQNIVSEYTHEEAVADGVNVGYNVYLIETTISKKGSVVWKGEYVDVREKLSRKKRWQQLDEDVAYSAKSLDDDVVNPNQIRAIIRTFKEHWPQIFPQRKEVPKTLIFAKTDSHADDIIQIVREEFAEGNAFCKKVTYLAEEDPKSVLAQFRNDYHPRIAVTVDMIATGTDVKPLECLIFMRDVKSRNYFEQMKGRGTRTINLDDLRKVTPSAQYTKDHFIIIDAVGVTKSLKTDSRPLERKPTVSLKDLLAAVAVGAHDEDLFTTLAGRLGRLAKIITAKEAGQFQAKAQGSSIGEVVKKLLHAYDPDQIEATARKQFNLTADDTPTPAQLGDAQEKLITQAARPFTGELNTFIENVRKLHEQIIDIINPDTVEFAGWDGQAKDQAAELVQNFKTYLETNKDEITALQIFYNQPYRRKELTYAMIKELLERLKLDKPALAPLRIWKAYERLEAVTGTNPVNELVALVSLIRRITGIDAALTPYDKTVDRNFQAWVFQKQAGPLKFTNEQMAWLRMMKEHIATSIHIGKDDLDFAPFDAQGGLGKMWQLFGDKTEEMIDEINEALAA
- a CDS encoding restriction endonuclease subunit S; its protein translation is MEERCISIDDLPVGWEQIHLKDVCEIILGQSPPSETYNTVGNGLPFFQGKAEFTELHPVAEKWCSVPGKIAEQNDILLSVRAPVGNTNIADRKCCIGRGLAALRFHNYKFLFYYLQSIEKELDKKGTGTTFKAISGDIVRNVDLPLPPLLEQNRIVAKVEELFSELDKGVEALKAVQQQLKVYRQAVLKWAFEGSFTGGLENWEHTTLGSILKISSGNGLTKSTRNDDGQYLVYGGNGVTGNHSEFMFAEPQLIIGRVGVHCGNTHITKLKSWITDNAFVVYFNSNKINIHFLFYLVKNLNLNQLSSSTAQPVISGSKVYPIKCKIPSIDIQQKVNQSIETRLSVADKLEETISQSLQQAEALRHSILKKAFAGQLVPQDPSDEPASKLLERIKTEKARQATIKGSVRGRGKKMLSSPSASVGDP